The Stigmatella aurantiaca DW4/3-1 genome contains the following window.
AGTTCCGCCATCGTCACCACCCACGGTGTGAGCGGCTTGGAGGTCGGCACGTACACCGTCCACTACAGCGTCGCGGATGAGGTGGGCCTCACGGCCTCCGGTAGCCGGGAGGTGACAGTCCAGGACACGCTGGCCCCGGTCATCAGCATGAGCCCTGGCCCCTCCGTCCTCGAATGTTTCGGTACGCCCTATGAGGATCCAGGCGCCACGGCCGTCGATGCCTGCGCGGGGGACCTGACCTCGAGCCTCATCGTTTCCAACAACCTGGATCAATCCCACGCTGGTGAATACACGGTCACCTACCAGGTGAAGGACCCCGCCGGGCATGAGCGCACTGCCGTCCGCCAGCTCAAGGTCGGCTCCTGCTGTTTCAATATTCGCCTGGGCGACTACACCCTGTTCCTGTTGGAGAACTACACCGGAGGCCATGACGTGGGGGGCAAGGTAGCGGCCGGTGGTAACATCATCCTCTCCGATTTTGCCATGGGCGCGGCGCTGCCGGACAACGACCTCTCGAACACGCTGGTCGCTGGCGGCGACCTGACCCTCGCGCGCGGCGGTGTCTGGGGCAACGCTTGGTATGGAGGCAGCTATCACGGCGACCAGACCGTGGCTTATGCCCGCGGCGGGGTGGCCCAGGGCACGCCCATCGACTTCGCTGCCCGGTTCGCCGAACTGCGGAACCTGTCCGCGAGGCTTGGCCGCGTACCCGCCAACGGAGGGACAGCGAGCGAGCCGTGGGGTGGCATCCGCCTGAGCGGCACGGATCCTTCCTTGAACGTCTTCGACATGGATGCTGGCGCCTTCTCCAGCACCAAGTTGTTCAATGTCGATGCGCCGGCAGGCTCGCTGGCAGTGGTCAACATCCGGGGGTCTTCGGCCACGCTCTCGGGCTTTAGCATCACGTTCAGTGGGGGCATCGATTCGCACGGTGTGCTCTACAATTTCGTGGATGCCACGAGCATCGGCGCCAGTGGCATTGGCCTCCGGGGCACGGTGCTGGCTCCCCACGCGCACGTCACGTTCAACAACGGAAGCTGGAATGGCGGCATCTACGCTGTCTCACTGACGGGCAATGGCGAGGGTCACATCAACCCGCTGAGCAATTACGACGTCTGCCCGTGAAACATGAGGTGAGGTGTCGGTAGAAGGAAGGGGCCCGGAATCGCAAGGTTCCGGGCCCTGCTTGTCTGGGTTGGCGCAAGGCACGGCTGGGTCGCGCGAGGTGCTGTTCACACGGTGTGCGCTCTCTGGGGACTCGCTCTATGCCTTCACCCGGCGCCAGGGACACCAGAAGGAGGCTTGAGGCCGTGGTGGTGGGGTGACTTCAGTCACCAGGGGATGACCAGAGTCACCACCGTGTGTCTCCCAAAAGTCCCGGGTCCGCCTCAAGTTTTCTCAGTAAATACGAGGACTTCCCTGAAGTGATGGAACGTGCTGGGCATGGCACACATTGTGCTGATGTGTGGTCCGCTCTCCGCCCGCAGTGGCGTGTTCCCAACCCTTCGCACAAGGAAGCCCCTATGTCCGTCCGTTCCGTTGGCAACAACAACGCTGCCCCCCTCTCGTTCGTTCAGGAGATCACCAAGGCCACGGAGACGCCCGCCACCTCTGGCCCATCGGCCGCTACCGGGGGCGCTCGCGCACTCCAAGAATCCAACCCGTACCAGAGCATGTTCGGCCAGGACTCTTTCGAGTCTTCGGGCACGGGTGGCATGGAGGCCATCGGTGGCTTGCAGGATCTGGCGACCCAGGTCACGCAGCTGGTGGACGCGATGACGCAGCTCACGAATCTGCTCAGCGGAGGCGAGGGCGGCGTGGGGGGCGTGCCGGAACTGGGCGGTGCCACGGGTGGCGCCCCCGCGGCGGCGGGTCCCCAGGCCTCAGCGGGTTCCACGTCCAGCCCTGGTGCTGGTGCTGCCGGAAAGAAGGGCGAGGTCGGCCCACCTCCCGGTTCCATCAATGCCAAGGACTACGGCGTGGTCGGAGACGGGAAAACCGATGACCAGGCCGCCCTGCAAAAGGCGTTCGATGCCGCCAAAGCCACGGGCAAGCCCCTATACCTGGGGCCGGGCACCTACAACCACAGCGGTGTCCTGACGCTGGATGGCGCTTCCTTGGTAGGCAACGGCGACAAGACCGTCCTCAAGGCCACGAATCCTGATCAGGGGGCCATCAAACTCACCGGCGACGGTGCCTCGATCTCCAACATGAAGACGGAGTTCGCTTCGGCACCCTCCCGGAGTTCCATGCCAGATGCGGCGGCTGTCCTGGTCCAGAACGCCTCCGGCGCGTCCGTCTCGAACATGACCATTCAGGGCGCGGCGTCCAACGGGGTCCGGCTCGATAACTCCACCGGCGCGACGGTGTCCAACAACCTGGTCGTTGGGACCAATGCGGACGGGATTGCCCTGATGAACGGCTCCTCCAGCAACACGGTCAAGAACAACGTCGTCTCCCAGGCCGGTGACGACAGCTATTCTGACAATTCCTACAACGGCGATGCCAAGCAGGACGGCGGGAATACGTTTGAAAACAACGTGTCGATGGACAACGCCTACGGGCGGGGCATCGTCCTGGCTGGTTCCAAGAATGACAAGGTTATCGGCAACACGGTTTCCGGCTCGAAGTGGATCGGCATCTCGGGGGACAGCGATCCGAACAGCGGGACCATGGCCAGCTCGGGCCACGACATCAAGGGCAACACCGTGATCAACAACCCCAACGGCCCTGCGGTTCAGTACAGCATGGCCGGCGGCGGTGTGGACGGGACGAAGACCAGTGGCTCCTTGCCTGATCTGGCCTCGGTTCTCGGTTGGGATCCAGGGGCAATCCCGGCCCGGACGTCCTTCAACCCAGTCTACCAGCCTGGTACTGGCTCTGGCGCCAACAACAGCGGAGGCAACCGGTCATAGGGCGACAGAGGATTCGTCCGCCCGTGATGGGTCAGCCAGGAGGAAGTGCGGAGAGTCTCTTCATCGAGCTTTCGATGAAGAGACATGCTCGTCCCGTCAGTCGCACACCACATCGGGACATCCACCCCCCAAGGGGGCGCAGACACCACATCCCGCGTTGCAGCAAAACGTCCCCTTGCCACAGTAGTTCGTGCCGCAGGGACCACCGCCCGCGATGGACTCGTCGCCAGGCGCCTGCTGGGCGAGCGAGGAGGGCTGCTCGCTCAGGGATTCCTCATCCTGCACCGGGCCCCCGCAGGCGGCCGCCAGGGTCAACCACGACACCCACATCATTCGCAGCTTCATGATGGATCCTCTCCTCTGGTTAGGGAATGAGACATCCTAGTCAGAAATGACAAAGCCGACAATGGAGGAGCCATGCCCACCGCGCTATGGACCCCGGAGGACGGTCAGTCCCAGATCGGTGACGACAAGCAGCATGCTGGGGGTCACCGTGGGTTCATAGACGAACTGCAAGACGCGCTGGCCAGCCACTTCCTGCACGGGGGCCAGCGTCGTGCCGTCCGGCTCCAGCCGCCAGAGGCCCGCGCCATTCGTGCCGATATAGAGCGCGCCATCGTCCGTCGCTTTGAGCGCGAGGATGCGATCCGATGGCAGCCCAGCCAGCTTCGACCAATTTCCCGTGGATCGTGACTTCGGCGTCATCGCCCAGACGCCGAACTCCGCGCTGCCCAGGTAGTAGTGACCCGAGAGGGTTTGCTCGAAAGCCCGCCAGAAATCATCGGACGCTTGACCATTGAGCTCGTGGTTGAAGCCCTTGAAGGTCCAAGGCGTCGGACCCGCCCAGGTGTTCTCGCGGTCCCACTCCGCGAGATGCCCACTGGGAACGAGGACGCCGACCATCTGTTCGTTCGCGACGAGGACATCACCGTTCTTGGCGATGCCGAGCCCGTACATCGGTGGGCATTGCAGGGACTCGGCCTGAGTTCCGTCTGGATTCGTGGTGATGAGGTACCAGCCTGGATGGCGGTGGCTGTTGTACGTGAGCCCCTGGATGCGGGTCACGCCATGGTTCGTCGTGACGTAGAGGTCTCCGCGGTATGGGCCGCGCGTCACTCGAGTGCAGTTCAGGATGCTGCGGTCTTCCTCGTAGTGAAAGTCATTCGTGTTGTGGATTCCGAGCTGCTTGCCCGCGTTCGATGCGCCAGTGGTGCGCCAGAGGTGTTCCTCGAGCGCGACGGTCCCATCGGGCTGGAGGCGGACTGCATCGAGATCTCCCTTCTGATACTCGGCGTAACGCTCGGGGGTGTAGTTCGTCTCGCCGGGTCCGGGGATATACGTGCGCTGAGAGATTCCCTCGACCCGCTTCATCTCGGCAGCGCGGTACCCCACGTATGCGCGTCCGGCCTCCCCGCCGCAGATGACCGTCGAATCGATCGCGAGAGAGTCCCGGCCAAACGGCTGGCGCGCCTGACCGACGCCCTTGGTCCACGTCGGCCCCGGGTCGCCCGGACGCATCACGCCGATGCGGTCTCCATCGAGGAGCCAGAGGTTCAGCCCCTCGTCGAGTCCGGCACTCTGTGGGGTGCCGACACCAAACCGCTGCGTGTAATCGAGCACCGCGTCCACCGGCCACGGACCTGCATTGGGCGGTTCGCCGGTCTCAGGCGTCCTCCCAGGCCCTTCGCCGGGCGGAGGGGCTGGGGGCGGGTCGGGCTCCTCGGAGGGAACAGGAGGGATTTCCGAGGGAACTTCGTTTCCCAGCGAGGGGCCAGGCTCCTCGGGAGCCTGGGAGTCGATTGTCCGGGGCCGGTCATCGCAACCCACCGCAAGCAATGAAATGACCATGAGCCCTGCCCCCACCACGCCTGTGCGAATGCCCATCCGTTCCTCCTTCGACGGTGGGTCTGTTCGCAAGTTCCGGGCCGACGGTGTCTAGGTCTTCGCGCCGCGCGCGGCGTCGACACTCCAGATCCCCGAGCCGTGCGCGGAGATGTAGAAGAACGCGAAGCAGTACAGCGCGGCGAGCTCGCCCTTGTTCACGAGCGGGTTGAGATTTCCCTGGGCGGGAATCGCGTGCCCCATGAAGAAGGCGACCGCCATGGTCCCGCTGGAGAGGAAGGCCGCGGGGGCTGCAAACAATCCGATCGCGATGAGCAGGCCGCCCACGAACTCGATCGAGCCCGCGCCGTAGACAATGAACGCGGGAGCCTCGGGCGGCATGCCCCCGAACATGCCGAAGACCTTCTGCATCCCGTGCAGCATGAACATCAGACCGGCGGCGATTCGGAACAGGGCATAGAGGCGCTCTGCGTGGGGCTTCAGGAATCTCATGAGGTTCTCCAGGGAAAGAGGAGGGGGGCGCGCTGCAAGGCGGCAGCACCGCTCCGCAGGGTTCCCTCTCTACTGGCTGCGCCTGCTGCGGTGAAGAGCCCTCTGACGCGAATGGATGTCGGCGCTGCCAGTGGGGGTCCAGATGGACCCATCCGGACGGGCGTGGCGGGACAGGTCTGGCCAGGTAGGGGCTTCGCCATGGGACCTGCTGCGCCGTGGTGGAGGGGCCTCGCCCGGCCAGCCAGGCATGCCGCGCCGTGGGAGACGATGGCTTGGGCCGCCGTGAACTCAGGTGTCAGTTATGAGAACACGTTCCTGTGGAACATAGAGCGACCCCCGACGGGGTACGCTCCCTGAGCTTGCGCTGTGTGCTCGCGTCAGCGCAGGCACTGCTCGCTCGGTCGGCTCCACCATGTTGGATATTCCGGGTTACAAGGTACTGGGGACGATTCGAGCGACTGGCTCGAACGTGCTCTTCTGCTGGAGAAGATTCAAGGCGAACCCCTTTCTGAGTCCTCGGGCCGTCCGCTGGAGGTCTCCCCGTGTCTCGATGTGGCCATCTCCCTGGCCTCGATCTTGGCGGAGATTCATTGCCGCAATGTCATCCACAAGGACATCAAGCCCTCCAACATCATTCTGGAGTCCTCTGGAGAGGCGCGCCTCATCGATTTCGGGGCTGCCACGCTGCAAAAGGTCGAGCATCTGGATGCCGCTCCTCCCCACCTGATCGAGGGGACGCTCGCGTATATGTCGCCCGAGCAGACGGGCCGGATGAACCGGGCGGTGGATTACCGAACCGACGTTTACTCCCTGGGCGTGACGCTTTACGAACTGCTCACGGGGCAGCGGCCTTTCCAGGGGCGTGACGCGCTCGAGTGGTTCCATGCGCACATGGCTCAGAACCCAAGGCCGCCGCACGAGCTCAACCCCAGCGTGCCGCAAGCTTTGTCGGCCATCGTGGCAAAGCTGCTGGCGAAGGTGGCCGAGGAGCGCTACCAGAGCGCCGAGGGGTTGAAGGCCGACCTCGAACAGTGCCGTGACAGGCTGCGCCAGAACGCGCCAGAGGAATTCACCGCGGGTGCCAACGATACCCCTCACCAGTTCCAGTTGCCCCAGCGGCTTTACGGACGGGAGACCCAGGTCGTCACCCTGATCCAGGGGTTCGAGCGTGTCATCTCGAGCGGCAGGCCGGAACGCTTCCTCGTCAGCGTCTACTCCGGGATTGGCAAATCCTCGGTGGTGCACGAACTGCACAGGCCGGTGGTCCAACGGCGTGGGTTCTTCCTGAGCGGGAAGTTCGACCAGTTCCAGCGGGACATTCCCTACGCGACCCTGGCGCAGGCCATCCGGGGGCTGATGCAGCAGTTGCTGGCGGGAACCGATGAAGAGCTGGCGCAGTGGCGCGAGCGCTTGAACCGAGCATGGGACGGGGACGGCCAAGCGCTTGTGGACCTGGTGCCTCAGCTGGAGGTACTGGCGGGTAAGCAGCCCCCGCTGCAGGAACTGTCTCCCGGGGAGGCGCAGTACCGTTTTCAGCGGGTGGTTCGCCAGTTTCTCCAGGTGTTCGCCACCCCCGAACACCCGCTCGTGGTGTTTCTCGATGATCTGCAGTGGGCGGACCTGGCCAGCCTCCAGCTCATCCAGCAGTTGCTGTCCCAGCCGGAGATCCCTCTCGTGCAGTGGATTGGGGCATACCGCGACAATGAGGTGAACCCCTCCCACCCACTGACCTCTGTGTTGGAGGAGGTGCACAAGGCAGGGGCACGGATCACTCGGATTCAGCTAGAGCCCTTGAGCTTGGAGCAGGTCGGACAGCTGGTCGCTGATACGCTCCTGGGGGCCAGCCAGGACATCGCCGTTCCTCTCTCGGCATTGGTGCACGAGAAGGACGCTGAACCAGGATGGCCTGCTGGTGCGTGAGCCCGGCGGCGGATGGAGGTGGGATGTCGGCAGCGTCCGGGCCAAGGGCTACTCGGACAACATCGTCGAGTTCATGGTGGGCCGGTTGCGCCAGCTGCCTTCCGGGACGCAGCACCTGTTGAGGCTGGCTGCGTGCGTGGGCAATGCCTTCTCGCTCCCCATGCTCAGAGCCCTGACGGGGCTGGAGGAAATGGGGGACATGGAGCAGGGGCTCGAGCCTGCGCTCCCATGAGCTCGTCGAGCGGTACAACGTTGCCGCCTGCCGCGCTCAGGCAATCCTCTGCTGGCAGAACGTCAGCTTCTGGACCGAGCCCTATTCCGCCGTGCACGAGAGCGCCCTCTGTGGTCTCCACCACGCGCTCCAGGTGGGGGGACTTCCAATCCGCGAGCTTTACGTGTGTTTCGTTGCTGGCAAACCGCCTTGCGCTGGGGCATGACCTGGATGACGTCCACCAGGAGTCGATCTCACGCAAGGAGTTCATGCTCAAGGCGGGGCTCCAGGACAGCCTGGACATGTTTGTTCTCCTCCAGCGCTACATCCAGCAAATGCGCGGGCACTCGCGTGTATTCGGTTCTCTCGATGGAGAGGGCTTCGATGAGCAGGCGTTCGAGGCCAGGCTGACACCCGATCGCATCGCCACCCTGCGGTGCATGTATTGGATCGTCAATCTCCAGTCGCGCTTCATGAGCGGCGCTCTGGGGGAAGCCCGTGAAGCAGCAGGCCACGCGTTGGGGCTGCTCGAATCCATGACTGGAACCATTCCGCTCAAGGATTATCACCTCTTCAGCGCCCTGACCTTGGCCGCGTCCTTCGATGAAGAGTCCCTGCGGGGGCGGCAGCAGGCCCTGGAGGCCATCCAGGCCATCACCGGCAACTCAAGGAGTGGGCGGAACAGTGCGCCGAGAACTTCCTGGCCTTGGAGCGGATGGTGGCCGGTGAGCTGGCCCGCATCGAGGGAAAGAGGGATGAGGCGACGAGTGCCTACAAGGAAGCCATCGGCGCGGCGAGAGAGAGTGGTGCCACCCAATGGGTGGGGCTGGCCAGTGAGCTGGCGGCGAAATTCTGGA
Protein-coding sequences here:
- a CDS encoding right-handed parallel beta-helix repeat-containing protein translates to MSVRSVGNNNAAPLSFVQEITKATETPATSGPSAATGGARALQESNPYQSMFGQDSFESSGTGGMEAIGGLQDLATQVTQLVDAMTQLTNLLSGGEGGVGGVPELGGATGGAPAAAGPQASAGSTSSPGAGAAGKKGEVGPPPGSINAKDYGVVGDGKTDDQAALQKAFDAAKATGKPLYLGPGTYNHSGVLTLDGASLVGNGDKTVLKATNPDQGAIKLTGDGASISNMKTEFASAPSRSSMPDAAAVLVQNASGASVSNMTIQGAASNGVRLDNSTGATVSNNLVVGTNADGIALMNGSSSNTVKNNVVSQAGDDSYSDNSYNGDAKQDGGNTFENNVSMDNAYGRGIVLAGSKNDKVIGNTVSGSKWIGISGDSDPNSGTMASSGHDIKGNTVINNPNGPAVQYSMAGGGVDGTKTSGSLPDLASVLGWDPGAIPARTSFNPVYQPGTGSGANNSGGNRS
- a CDS encoding DoxX family protein, which gives rise to MRFLKPHAERLYALFRIAAGLMFMLHGMQKVFGMFGGMPPEAPAFIVYGAGSIEFVGGLLIAIGLFAAPAAFLSSGTMAVAFFMGHAIPAQGNLNPLVNKGELAALYCFAFFYISAHGSGIWSVDAARGAKT